The following is a genomic window from Serratia ficaria.
ATAGGCGTAACAGGCCTTTCTGCTTCTTCGGCGACGTTGAAAATTGCCGGTCGTAACGGCTGGATCCCAATCAGTTTTTGCTTCACGCCGCAATACCTCCATACCCACTGGCAGGTCGTCGAAGAGGGGGCGGCTCTCAGCGGGCGGGTGACGCCTTCCAGGGATATGTGGCGCGTTAGCCGACCGATCGTGGTTGCCGAGACGGATACGCAAGCATGGAAGCTTGCCGTTGAAGGCGAAATGGGGCGTTATTTCCGCGAAGACTATCTGCCGATGATTGCCGGTAACAATGCACTAGGGCTATTCAAACACCATCCAGACGTAGCCGACAGCGAAGTCACCGTCGAATACTGCGCAAAACACTGCTGGCTCCTCGGTTCACAGGCGACTGTACGCGAACGTATTGAAGAAATGCAGTCGTTGTCTGGTGGTTTTGGCGTACTGCACGTCATGGGATTCGATCATTTGGAGGAATTATTGCCTATACGGGATAGCTACCGCGCTTTGCAGGAAATTGTTGCTACGCACTTTGCGTAAGCGGGGGTAAGAGGTGAGAACACCGATGTCATTACGGCGCTTTATGGAGGGAGCCATGCAACGACAAACTCAAGGTTGTGGCCACCGCGCAGCCATTCTGGTGATTGATATGCAGCATGACTTTTTGGATGCGGATGCTCCCATCCCCTGTTCTGGGGGACTGGATATCGTTGAGTCCCTACATATGTTGCTGGATTTTGCCCGGGGCGAAGGTATTTCGGTGATCTACACCCAAGAGGCTCATCGCACCAGCCGCGTGGATTTTGGTCGAGAGCTTGATTACGGCGAGACGTTGCATTGCCTTGAGGGCACGCAAGGCGTCGATATTATTCCCCAACTTTGCCCTCAGAACGGCGATCTGGTGCTGATCAAACGCCGGTATAGCGCGTTCTTCGCTACCGATTTGGACCTGCTTCTGCGCGGGCTTGGCGTTGATACTTTAGTGCTGACTGGTGTGGCCACCGATGTCTGCGTACGTGCTACTGCACAGGATGCAATGCAATTGGACTATCACGTAGTCGTACCGCGCGAATGTGTAGCAGGCACCAATCTTGAGCGGCATGACGCTGCACTTGAGAACATTAATTATGTATTCGGGAAGGTACAAGACTTAGTCGAAGTCATTGACGTTTTGCGCATGCGCGAGGCGGTGGAATGATTGAGAAAAATATCGTCAATCCTGATACCGAGCTGTTCGGGAGCGTCATGCGCACCCTGGTCGAAAAACGTGCCAGTCTGAGCCGAAAGCAGACCCGTGATCTGGTTCTGGCTATGCTGGAGCAACGGCTCGACCCCTTACATATTGGCGCTCTGCTTACCGCCATGGCCATGAAAGGAGAGGTGCCCGACGAAATTGCCGGTGCTGTAGATGCTATTGCCGCGCGCCATCCACCTTTGGCGATTGAAGTGCCTCGAGCGTTGAACATTGGTGGCACAGGTGGCGATCGGGCGGGCACCTTCAATATTTCCACGACGGCTTCTTTGGTCGTTGCCGCTGCCGGAGTACCC
Proteins encoded in this region:
- a CDS encoding LLM class flavin-dependent oxidoreductase, which codes for MKLGAFLMPAHPRYRSLHDGHYHDLDTLQYLDRSGFDEAWIGEHYMMPAEPCPSPDLLIAQAILLTKKIKLATGAFMLPFHHPAELAHRICWLDHISNGRLMVGIGASGTTLDLEMFNIDHKAGVHREMTAESIEIMTRFWNSPGPFEYRGKYWTVRRPADQMDKCSGYHLKPHQSPHPPIGVTGLSASSATLKIAGRNGWIPISFCFTPQYLHTHWQVVEEGAALSGRVTPSRDMWRVSRPIVVAETDTQAWKLAVEGEMGRYFREDYLPMIAGNNALGLFKHHPDVADSEVTVEYCAKHCWLLGSQATVRERIEEMQSLSGGFGVLHVMGFDHLEELLPIRDSYRALQEIVATHFA
- a CDS encoding isochorismatase family protein translates to MQRQTQGCGHRAAILVIDMQHDFLDADAPIPCSGGLDIVESLHMLLDFARGEGISVIYTQEAHRTSRVDFGRELDYGETLHCLEGTQGVDIIPQLCPQNGDLVLIKRRYSAFFATDLDLLLRGLGVDTLVLTGVATDVCVRATAQDAMQLDYHVVVPRECVAGTNLERHDAALENINYVFGKVQDLVEVIDVLRMREAVE